A stretch of the Pseudalkalibacillus hwajinpoensis genome encodes the following:
- a CDS encoding NAD(P)-dependent oxidoreductase — translation MNTSDPAIQKELQKGFTEVVPPLTNQEAFQESQRCLYCYDAPCIKACPTGIDIPTFIKKIASGNMKGSAKTIMTANPVGASCARVCPTEELCEGACVLNHSTKPILIGNLQRYATDWAIKNDQVLFKQGQPNGKKVAIVGGGPAGLSAARELALLGYSVTIYEAEKQAGGLDTYGIVSFRLPKAISLWEVEQIERLGVTIKTGVKIGVDLPFEELVSTNDRVILAIGMANVPDLQISGEEADGVYDAIELVKMTKNAPFPTHLKGKKVVVVGAGNTAIDGATCSVRLGAENVKILYRRSEQEMTAYDFEYEFAKQDGVEFRWLTQPVEIMTNETGDVEGMKCVKMKLGEAAEDGRRRTEPIPGSEFLIECDAVVKAIGQKRHLPFIEELGLAHKDGVILINQETMETSNPKIYACGDVIFGKGQGEAMVVSAAQQGKTAAYHMHESLKATYSA, via the coding sequence ATGAATACAAGCGATCCAGCGATCCAAAAGGAACTGCAGAAAGGGTTTACTGAAGTTGTTCCACCTCTCACGAATCAGGAAGCGTTTCAAGAATCTCAAAGATGTCTTTATTGCTATGATGCTCCTTGCATCAAGGCGTGTCCAACCGGCATAGATATACCAACTTTCATTAAAAAAATCGCTTCAGGAAACATGAAAGGGTCAGCAAAAACAATTATGACTGCAAACCCAGTAGGAGCGAGCTGTGCGAGAGTATGTCCGACGGAAGAACTATGTGAAGGTGCATGTGTGTTAAATCATTCGACAAAACCAATTTTAATTGGTAATCTGCAGCGCTACGCTACAGATTGGGCAATTAAAAATGATCAAGTGCTATTTAAACAAGGACAACCAAACGGGAAAAAGGTTGCCATTGTAGGTGGCGGCCCAGCCGGTCTATCAGCTGCTCGCGAACTTGCGCTACTTGGCTATAGTGTCACAATCTATGAAGCCGAGAAACAGGCAGGTGGACTTGATACGTATGGCATCGTGTCTTTTCGGTTACCAAAAGCCATTTCACTCTGGGAAGTGGAGCAAATTGAAAGGTTAGGCGTCACCATTAAAACGGGTGTGAAAATAGGCGTTGATCTTCCATTTGAAGAGTTAGTTTCAACAAATGACCGTGTTATTTTAGCAATTGGCATGGCAAATGTTCCAGATCTTCAAATTTCAGGGGAAGAAGCTGATGGTGTTTACGATGCCATTGAACTCGTCAAAATGACAAAGAATGCGCCATTTCCAACTCACTTAAAAGGAAAGAAAGTTGTTGTGGTAGGAGCAGGGAATACAGCGATTGATGGGGCAACCTGCTCTGTTCGACTCGGTGCAGAAAACGTCAAAATACTTTATCGTCGATCTGAACAAGAAATGACTGCTTATGACTTTGAATATGAATTTGCCAAGCAGGATGGCGTTGAGTTTCGCTGGTTAACACAGCCGGTTGAAATAATGACAAATGAAACTGGCGATGTAGAAGGAATGAAATGCGTCAAGATGAAGCTTGGAGAAGCGGCTGAAGATGGGCGAAGGAGGACAGAACCTATTCCTGGTTCTGAATTCCTTATTGAATGTGATGCTGTGGTGAAAGCGATTGGCCAAAAGCGGCATCTTCCATTTATAGAAGAGCTTGGTCTTGCTCATAAAGACGGTGTCATTTTAATTAACCAAGAAACGATGGAAACATCGAATCCCAAAATCTATGCGTGTGGAGATGTTATTTTCGGAAAAGGACAGGGAGAAGCCATGGTTGTTTCAGCGGCTCAACAGGGGAAAACGGCTGCTTATCATATGCATGAAAGCTTAAAAGCAACGTACTCAGCGTAA
- a CDS encoding nitrilase-related carbon-nitrogen hydrolase yields the protein MADSVKIGLIQAKNDVDGSESVDLHKEKAIEKHIHLVREASEKGAQIVCLQEIFYGPYFCAEQNTKWYDAAEEIPEGPTTVRFQALARELGIVIVLPIYEREGISTYYNTAAVIDADGSYLGKYRKQHIPHVAVGDNGHGFWEKYYFKPGNLGYPVFDTAFAKIGVYICYDRHFPEGARLLGLNGAEIVFNPSATVAGLSEYLWKLEQPAHAVANGYYLGAINRVGTEGPWNMGEFYGQSYLVDPRGNFVAVGSRDEDEVIIGDVNKKMIREVRDTWQFYRDRRPETYGEMTSLLP from the coding sequence ATGGCAGATTCAGTGAAAATTGGCCTAATTCAGGCAAAAAATGATGTGGATGGTAGTGAATCAGTTGACCTTCACAAAGAAAAAGCCATTGAAAAACATATTCACCTTGTAAGAGAAGCAAGTGAAAAAGGAGCTCAAATTGTTTGTCTTCAGGAGATCTTCTATGGACCGTATTTTTGTGCCGAGCAGAATACAAAGTGGTATGACGCTGCAGAAGAGATCCCCGAGGGTCCAACGACAGTGAGATTTCAGGCGCTTGCTCGAGAACTTGGTATTGTCATTGTTCTACCTATTTATGAGCGAGAAGGCATCTCAACCTATTATAATACTGCTGCGGTTATTGATGCTGATGGTTCTTATCTTGGTAAGTACCGGAAACAACACATTCCACATGTAGCAGTTGGAGACAACGGACACGGATTCTGGGAAAAATACTACTTTAAGCCTGGTAATCTTGGTTATCCGGTATTCGACACGGCTTTCGCAAAGATAGGCGTGTATATTTGTTATGATCGTCATTTTCCAGAAGGAGCAAGACTGCTTGGTTTAAACGGCGCAGAGATCGTTTTTAATCCTTCTGCAACGGTAGCTGGACTTTCTGAGTACTTATGGAAGCTAGAGCAGCCAGCTCATGCTGTTGCGAACGGTTACTATCTTGGAGCCATTAATCGAGTTGGGACAGAGGGACCTTGGAACATGGGTGAATTCTATGGACAATCTTATCTTGTTGATCCACGAGGCAATTTTGTAGCGGTGGGCTCAAGAGATGAAGATGAAGTGATTATCGGTGATGTAAATAAAAAGATGATTCGTGAAGTTCGAGATACGTGGCAATTTTATCGCGATCGCCGTCCTGAGACATATGGGGAAATGACTTCACTATTGCCTTGA
- a CDS encoding 5'-methylthioadenosine/S-adenosylhomocysteine nucleosidase, which produces MRKPFFKKYATSAMITLLLLVVLSACNSAPESSAEQEKTERPIIVQGPMPIEAEEFAQKLENVTEENSGSFVFYKGTVDDYPVIVTKTGKGMENTAAATALAIEKYNPIAIINQGTSGGHDPELDVFDIVLGQRTTNTGSLKTTNLAKNEGIEPTEWKPMDLMASEGSAGEDPDAENIRYFDGDKDLLAAANAVKDEYTKGKVVEGTIGSADVWNNEIDRIKWFHENYGTSVEEMEGAAGAQIAQAFDVPFLGIRILSNNKVNGGEYNPNTAEANQEYVYKVVQQYIKDQKDN; this is translated from the coding sequence ATGAGGAAACCATTTTTTAAAAAATACGCTACATCAGCTATGATAACTTTACTTTTGTTAGTTGTTTTGTCAGCCTGTAACTCTGCACCAGAATCTTCAGCTGAACAAGAGAAAACAGAAAGACCAATCATTGTACAGGGACCAATGCCAATAGAAGCAGAAGAGTTCGCACAAAAATTAGAGAATGTAACAGAAGAAAATTCAGGTTCGTTCGTTTTTTACAAAGGGACTGTGGATGATTATCCTGTTATCGTTACGAAAACAGGTAAGGGAATGGAGAATACGGCAGCTGCAACTGCACTAGCAATAGAGAAGTATAACCCGATCGCGATTATCAATCAAGGAACATCAGGAGGACATGATCCTGAATTGGACGTATTTGATATCGTATTAGGGCAAAGAACCACAAACACGGGTTCATTAAAAACAACTAACCTCGCGAAGAATGAGGGCATTGAGCCAACGGAATGGAAACCAATGGACCTAATGGCGTCTGAAGGTAGCGCAGGGGAAGATCCTGATGCAGAAAACATCCGATACTTTGATGGAGATAAGGACTTACTTGCTGCAGCGAACGCCGTGAAGGATGAATATACAAAAGGAAAAGTTGTGGAAGGAACAATTGGTTCAGCGGATGTTTGGAATAATGAAATTGATCGTATCAAGTGGTTTCATGAAAATTATGGTACATCCGTTGAAGAAATGGAAGGTGCTGCAGGAGCACAAATCGCTCAAGCCTTCGATGTTCCTTTCCTAGGGATTCGTATTCTTTCAAATAATAAAGTAAATGGAGGAGAATACAACCCAAATACTGCTGAAGCAAATCAGGAGTATGTTTATAAGGTCGTTCAACAATATATTAAGGATCAAAAAGATAACTAG
- a CDS encoding thiol-disulfide oxidoreductase DCC family protein, whose amino-acid sequence MATTRDSKTNIILFDGVCNLCNGLVKFMFKYDKKAVFSFASLQSDTAKRLLHDAELTDVPDSVIVIKNGEALVKSDAALYIVKQLGGFFSLFLVLRLLPLRLRDKIYDGIAKRRYKWFGKNETCMIPSKKQRERFL is encoded by the coding sequence GTGGCTACTACCAGAGACTCGAAAACAAACATTATTCTTTTTGATGGGGTTTGTAATTTATGCAATGGATTAGTGAAGTTTATGTTTAAGTATGATAAAAAAGCTGTTTTTTCTTTTGCTTCTCTCCAATCGGATACGGCTAAGCGTCTCCTTCATGACGCTGAACTAACAGACGTTCCGGATAGTGTGATTGTTATTAAGAATGGAGAGGCACTCGTTAAATCAGATGCAGCTCTTTATATTGTAAAGCAGCTAGGAGGCTTTTTTAGTCTTTTTCTTGTACTTCGACTTTTACCATTACGGCTAAGAGACAAAATATATGACGGCATTGCAAAGCGCCGTTACAAATGGTTTGGGAAAAATGAAACTTGTATGATCCCATCAAAAAAACAAAGAGAAAGGTTTCTATAA
- a CDS encoding ABC-F family ATP-binding cassette domain-containing protein — MITVTDVGLRYGDRKLFEDVNIKFTPGNCYGLIGANGAGKSTFLKILSGEIEPQTGDVHMGPGERLAVLKQNHFEYEEYEVLNTVIMGHARLHEVMQEKNAIYMKEDFSDEDGMKAAELEGEFADLNGWEAESDAAVLLKGLGISEDLHDKKLADLTGSEKVKVLLAQALFGSPDILLLDEPTNNLDLGAIQWLEEFLINFENTVIVVSHDRHFLNKVCTHMADLDYGKIQVYVGNYDFWYESSQLARTMKEDANKKKEEKVKELQAFIQRFSANASKSKQATSRKKLLDKITLDDIKPSSRKYPYVAFTPNREIGNDVLHVEGLTKTIDGVKVLDNVSFMLNKDDKVALVGRNEIANTALIKILMGEMEADSGTFKWGVTTSQAYFPKDNSEYFEGVDTNLVNWLRQYSPEDQSESFLRGFLGRMLFSGEEVLKKASVLSGGEKVRCMLSKMMLSGANVLVLDDPTNHLDLESITALNNGLMNFKGAMIFTSHDHQFIQTIANRVIEVTPKGIIDKEATYDEYLENTELQAKAQEMYK, encoded by the coding sequence ATGATTACAGTTACAGATGTCGGCTTACGATATGGTGATCGTAAGCTTTTTGAAGATGTTAATATTAAATTTACTCCAGGAAACTGTTATGGACTAATCGGTGCTAATGGTGCTGGTAAGTCAACGTTTCTTAAGATTTTATCAGGTGAAATCGAACCACAAACTGGCGATGTTCACATGGGACCGGGTGAACGACTTGCCGTCCTGAAACAGAACCATTTCGAATACGAAGAGTATGAGGTTCTCAACACCGTAATTATGGGACATGCACGTCTTCATGAAGTGATGCAGGAGAAGAATGCGATCTACATGAAAGAGGATTTCTCTGATGAAGATGGTATGAAAGCTGCAGAGCTTGAAGGTGAATTTGCTGACCTTAATGGGTGGGAAGCTGAATCAGATGCAGCTGTATTGCTTAAAGGACTTGGTATTTCTGAAGATCTTCATGATAAGAAGCTTGCAGACCTTACTGGTTCTGAAAAAGTGAAAGTACTTCTTGCACAGGCTCTTTTTGGTTCTCCTGATATTCTTCTACTGGATGAGCCTACGAACAACCTTGATCTTGGCGCAATTCAATGGTTAGAAGAGTTCCTTATTAACTTTGAGAATACCGTTATTGTTGTGTCCCATGACCGTCACTTCCTAAACAAAGTATGTACGCACATGGCTGACCTTGATTACGGTAAAATTCAAGTGTACGTGGGTAACTACGATTTCTGGTATGAATCAAGCCAGCTTGCTCGTACGATGAAAGAAGATGCGAACAAGAAAAAAGAAGAGAAAGTAAAGGAACTTCAAGCGTTTATCCAGCGCTTTAGCGCGAACGCGTCGAAGTCTAAACAGGCTACGTCACGTAAGAAGCTTCTTGATAAGATTACACTTGATGATATTAAGCCTTCTTCAAGAAAATATCCTTACGTTGCCTTTACACCAAATCGTGAAATCGGAAACGACGTGCTTCACGTAGAAGGTTTAACAAAAACGATTGATGGTGTAAAAGTACTTGATAACGTAAGCTTTATGCTAAATAAAGATGATAAAGTGGCACTCGTAGGGCGTAATGAAATTGCGAATACGGCGCTAATTAAAATCTTGATGGGTGAAATGGAAGCAGATAGCGGTACGTTCAAGTGGGGCGTAACGACTTCTCAGGCTTATTTCCCTAAAGATAACTCGGAATACTTTGAGGGTGTGGATACGAACCTTGTTAACTGGCTTCGTCAATATTCCCCAGAAGATCAAAGCGAGAGCTTCCTACGCGGATTCCTTGGAAGAATGCTTTTCTCTGGTGAAGAAGTATTGAAGAAAGCAAGCGTTCTTTCCGGTGGCGAAAAAGTTCGCTGCATGCTTTCAAAAATGATGCTCAGCGGTGCGAATGTTCTTGTACTTGATGATCCGACAAACCACCTGGATCTTGAATCAATTACTGCACTCAACAATGGTCTTATGAATTTCAAAGGTGCAATGATCTTTACATCTCATGACCACCAGTTCATTCAAACGATCGCAAACAGAGTAATTGAAGTAACACCTAAAGGGATCATTGATAAAGAAGCAACTTATGATGAGTACCTTGAAAACACTGAATTACAAGCAAAAGCACAAGAAATGTACAAGTAA
- a CDS encoding NCS1 family transporter, producing the protein MKKDESYLKSPDLLPIAHKDRKIGTGGFAMMWVGMAVVLAAFAIGGAGVQSLSLTWVVAATIIGTLGIGLFITVIGDIGIEHGLSFPVYMRAPFGTIGTHIPSIVRGLAASFWFGINTYFGATAMNAILNVLFGFDNWFVCFLIFATLQLVNTALGIKAVERFADLAAPVIIIISVWMYASLSDQAVAQGREVWAWIESPVTGGAAVTAFLVVIFSNMGFWATISADIPSISRFIKAPKFERNWVKRNKGTLVGSMIALPITQTFMVIIGGVSYIAVSNYDPVVALQEAATGLVLGILLLMIVLAQWSTNVSANLVPAATIFSNVGGPKVPFWAGVFIAGIIGSVVQPWSLFNILIPILLIVGGILSAIVGILFADYYLLRKRRVNVPDLYEQNGQYRYMNGVNAAGFIAWVLGGLAAYFLSNYSFLVGFIVGAGTYFVLAKYWWFKKYEQAEMIDPSDEKYLGITVGRDWTIMSDSESHAVQEVGSALDERS; encoded by the coding sequence ATGAAAAAAGATGAAAGCTATTTAAAGTCACCGGATCTTTTGCCCATTGCCCATAAAGATAGAAAGATAGGGACGGGCGGATTTGCAATGATGTGGGTTGGGATGGCTGTTGTTCTCGCCGCGTTTGCAATTGGTGGAGCCGGTGTTCAATCACTATCACTTACGTGGGTTGTAGCGGCAACGATTATCGGAACCCTTGGGATTGGTTTGTTTATTACAGTTATAGGTGATATCGGTATTGAACATGGTTTATCCTTTCCGGTTTATATGAGGGCACCTTTTGGTACGATCGGTACACACATTCCTTCCATTGTGAGAGGACTTGCTGCTTCATTCTGGTTTGGAATCAATACGTATTTTGGTGCAACGGCAATGAACGCAATTCTAAATGTACTTTTTGGATTTGATAACTGGTTTGTGTGTTTTCTGATTTTCGCAACGCTTCAGCTCGTAAACACTGCACTAGGTATCAAAGCAGTTGAACGATTCGCAGATCTCGCTGCACCAGTGATCATTATCATCTCTGTATGGATGTATGCTTCATTATCCGATCAGGCAGTTGCGCAGGGGCGAGAAGTATGGGCGTGGATTGAAAGCCCTGTGACAGGTGGAGCGGCAGTTACTGCTTTTCTTGTCGTTATCTTTAGTAATATGGGATTTTGGGCAACCATTTCAGCGGACATTCCTTCTATATCAAGATTCATCAAGGCTCCTAAATTCGAGCGGAATTGGGTGAAGCGTAATAAAGGAACGTTAGTAGGTAGTATGATTGCGCTACCGATCACGCAAACCTTTATGGTTATTATTGGTGGTGTATCCTACATTGCTGTTTCGAATTATGATCCAGTCGTTGCACTGCAGGAAGCCGCCACTGGTTTAGTTCTCGGCATTTTATTATTAATGATCGTTCTTGCTCAATGGTCAACTAATGTATCTGCCAACCTAGTACCAGCTGCCACAATTTTCTCCAATGTAGGTGGACCTAAAGTTCCGTTCTGGGCAGGTGTATTTATAGCAGGTATTATAGGATCAGTTGTTCAGCCGTGGAGCTTATTTAATATTCTCATACCGATCTTGCTCATAGTTGGTGGGATCTTATCTGCGATTGTTGGAATTCTTTTTGCTGACTATTATCTTCTAAGAAAGCGTCGCGTCAACGTTCCAGATTTGTATGAGCAAAACGGTCAGTATCGTTATATGAATGGGGTAAACGCCGCTGGATTTATCGCCTGGGTTCTCGGAGGATTAGCTGCTTATTTTCTCTCAAACTATTCATTTCTTGTAGGCTTTATTGTAGGTGCTGGAACTTACTTTGTCTTAGCAAAATACTGGTGGTTTAAGAAATATGAACAAGCTGAAATGATAGACCCAAGTGATGAGAAATACCTTGGGATAACAGTTGGTCGTGATTGGACTATCATGAGTGACAGTGAATCTCATGCTGTTCAAGAAGTGGGGAGTGCACTTGACGAAAGGAGCTAA
- a CDS encoding MATE family efflux transporter — protein sequence MYPTKTIKEKIKLLAIILYPILITQVGLYSMNFVDTIMSGRAGANDLAGVAIGSSLWVPVFTGLSGILLAITPIVSHYIGAKQEDRVSFSVLQGIYLSIALSVSILVVGYFILDPILNTMDLNNKVAQIAKDYLIGLSFGIIPLFIYSVLRSFFDALGETRTTMLVTLTSLPINVFFNYVLIFGKWGFPQLGGVGAGYASAITYWFILLIALLVVIRVRPFRAYRIFKRFYPISFSTWKEQLKIGVPIGFSIFFEVSIFAAVTLLMSTYTTETIAAHQAAINFASLLYMIPLSISMALTIAMGFEVGARRLQDAKQYSYMGIVFAVLMALLSALCLFLFNDTVASWYTSNMEVFDLIKVFLIYAIFFQLSDAVAAPIQGALRGYKDVNVTLVMSLISYWVIGLPSGFLLAKYTAFGPYGYWVGLSAGLFVAAITLFVRLRHVQRVGRII from the coding sequence ATGTATCCAACTAAAACGATCAAGGAAAAGATCAAATTACTAGCCATCATTCTTTACCCCATTTTAATCACTCAAGTTGGTCTCTACTCAATGAATTTCGTTGATACGATTATGAGTGGACGAGCTGGAGCAAATGATCTTGCTGGAGTTGCCATTGGTTCAAGCCTCTGGGTTCCTGTATTTACAGGATTAAGTGGAATATTGCTTGCCATCACTCCGATTGTTTCGCATTATATCGGTGCAAAGCAGGAAGATCGGGTTTCATTTTCAGTACTTCAGGGCATTTACCTTTCCATTGCTCTTTCCGTTAGTATATTAGTTGTTGGTTATTTTATATTAGACCCTATTTTAAATACCATGGATCTTAATAACAAAGTTGCTCAAATTGCAAAAGATTACCTCATCGGACTTTCCTTCGGGATTATTCCACTGTTTATTTACTCCGTTCTAAGGAGTTTCTTTGATGCACTTGGAGAAACAAGGACGACGATGCTAGTCACGCTCACGTCTCTTCCAATCAACGTATTCTTCAATTATGTTTTGATTTTTGGAAAATGGGGATTCCCTCAATTAGGAGGTGTGGGTGCTGGATATGCATCAGCGATCACTTATTGGTTTATTCTTTTAATCGCCTTACTTGTTGTCATCAGAGTAAGACCATTCCGAGCGTATAGGATTTTCAAACGTTTTTATCCAATATCCTTTTCTACATGGAAAGAACAGCTAAAAATCGGTGTTCCGATAGGTTTTTCTATCTTTTTTGAAGTCAGTATTTTTGCGGCCGTTACACTTTTAATGAGCACGTATACAACCGAAACGATCGCTGCTCACCAGGCAGCCATTAATTTTGCTTCTCTTCTATATATGATCCCCCTTAGTATATCAATGGCGTTAACGATTGCTATGGGATTTGAGGTTGGGGCAAGAAGATTACAGGATGCAAAGCAATACAGCTATATGGGCATTGTCTTTGCTGTTCTAATGGCCTTACTATCAGCTCTTTGTTTATTTCTCTTCAATGACACTGTCGCGAGTTGGTATACAAGCAACATGGAAGTGTTTGATTTAATTAAAGTATTTCTTATTTACGCCATCTTCTTTCAGCTTTCCGATGCCGTTGCTGCTCCCATACAAGGAGCGCTCAGAGGATATAAAGATGTTAACGTAACGCTTGTTATGAGTCTCATTTCTTACTGGGTGATTGGACTTCCTTCAGGCTTTTTACTAGCGAAATACACAGCGTTCGGTCCATACGGCTACTGGGTTGGGCTTAGTGCGGGACTTTTCGTTGCTGCTATTACGCTCTTTGTACGTCTCCGTCACGTACAAAGAGTCGGAAGAATTATATAA
- the preA gene encoding NAD-dependent dihydropyrimidine dehydrogenase subunit PreA: MADLRTNLAGITSPNPFWLASAPPTNSGYQVQRAFEAGWGGAVWKTLGDPILNVSSRYAAVHFNGQRVAGFNNIELITDRPLEVNLKEIYETKKKFPNHAVVASLMVEPNQEAWHEIVKKTEAAGVDGLELNFGCPHGMAERGMGSASGQVPELVEKQTFWAKEAAETPVIVKLTPNITDITATAEAAVRGGADAVSMINTINSLAGVDIDTWLPIPHVGGKGAHGGYCGPAVKPIALNMVSECARNSRINVPISGMGGVSNWQNAIEFMLMGASNVQICTAAMHHGFRIVEDLIDGLSSYLDERGILSVQDIIGKSVPTFSDWGNLDLNHKVVARINNDVCINCNKCHIACEDTSHQCIDMLNDPNGHAILQVREEDCVGCNLCSIVCPVDGAIDMIEVQNDLPQMTWNERQSLIGSLKDIKISK, from the coding sequence ATGGCAGATCTTAGAACGAATCTTGCGGGTATCACTTCACCGAACCCATTTTGGTTAGCATCCGCTCCGCCTACCAATTCCGGGTACCAAGTACAACGTGCATTCGAAGCGGGATGGGGAGGAGCTGTTTGGAAAACGCTTGGAGACCCGATCCTGAATGTTTCTTCGAGATACGCAGCCGTTCATTTCAATGGCCAAAGAGTAGCGGGTTTTAATAATATCGAGCTAATTACAGATCGGCCACTTGAAGTGAATTTGAAAGAAATCTATGAAACGAAGAAAAAATTTCCTAACCACGCCGTTGTCGCTTCATTAATGGTTGAGCCTAATCAGGAAGCATGGCATGAAATCGTTAAAAAGACGGAAGCAGCTGGCGTTGATGGCCTTGAGCTTAATTTTGGCTGTCCACATGGAATGGCTGAACGGGGAATGGGCTCTGCTTCAGGGCAGGTCCCTGAGCTTGTGGAGAAACAAACTTTTTGGGCAAAAGAAGCTGCAGAAACTCCAGTCATCGTAAAGTTAACGCCTAATATTACAGATATCACAGCGACGGCTGAGGCAGCTGTTAGAGGCGGAGCTGATGCGGTGAGTATGATTAATACAATTAATAGTCTTGCTGGGGTTGATATTGATACATGGCTACCGATTCCGCATGTTGGCGGAAAAGGAGCGCATGGCGGCTACTGTGGTCCAGCGGTTAAGCCGATTGCGCTAAATATGGTAAGTGAATGTGCGAGAAACAGCCGTATTAACGTGCCGATTTCTGGAATGGGCGGTGTATCTAACTGGCAAAATGCAATTGAATTTATGTTGATGGGGGCAAGCAATGTACAAATTTGTACAGCCGCCATGCATCACGGCTTTCGAATTGTGGAGGATCTTATCGACGGATTGTCCTCTTACCTTGACGAACGTGGCATTCTTTCGGTCCAAGACATCATTGGGAAATCTGTTCCAACCTTCTCTGACTGGGGTAATCTTGATCTTAACCATAAAGTGGTGGCGCGTATTAACAATGACGTTTGCATCAATTGCAATAAATGCCACATTGCATGTGAGGACACCTCGCATCAATGTATCGATATGCTAAATGACCCAAATGGGCATGCGATTCTTCAAGTAAGAGAAGAGGATTGCGTAGGCTGCAATTTATGTTCCATTGTTTGTCCAGTTGATGGAGCAATCGATATGATTGAAGTACAAAATGATTTGCCACAGATGACCTGGAACGAACGTCAATCTCTTATCGGTTCGCTTAAAGATATCAAAATATCCAAATAA
- the hydA gene encoding dihydropyrimidinase: MKKIIRNGTIVTASETYQADILISDGIISSIGKNIEEEGAEIIDASDRYVFPGGIDPHTHLEMPFGGTVSKDDFETGTIAAAFGGTTSVIDFCLTEKGKPLSTAIKTWHDKSKDKSVIDYSFHLMISEINDSVLEQLPDVINQEGITSFKVFMAYKNVFQSDDETLYRTLLAAKELGALVMVHAENGDVIEYLTKEALSKGQTEPIYHALTRPPEVEGEATGRAAQLTGLASSQLYVVHVSCQEAADKIAEARKKGYDIHGETCPQYLVLDQTYLEKPNFEGAKYVWSPPLREKWNQEALWTALRTGQLETIGSDQCSFDFNGQKDLGRDDFTKIPNGGPMIEDRFSILFSEGVLKGRISLNQFVDITSTKSAKLFGLFPKKGTVSIGADADLVIFNPETKRKISAETHHMAVDYNAFEGMEITGEPETVLVRGEFVIKNKQFVGTPGSGKYMKRAKYGKLKNVTDKPMMIQ, encoded by the coding sequence ATGAAAAAAATCATTCGGAATGGGACCATTGTAACGGCCAGTGAAACGTACCAGGCAGATATTCTAATATCTGATGGCATTATTTCTTCCATTGGTAAGAACATCGAAGAAGAAGGAGCTGAAATCATTGATGCGAGTGATCGCTACGTATTTCCTGGAGGAATCGATCCGCATACACATCTAGAAATGCCTTTTGGTGGTACGGTCTCAAAAGATGATTTTGAAACAGGGACGATTGCTGCAGCTTTTGGAGGCACCACATCTGTCATCGATTTTTGCCTTACTGAGAAAGGAAAGCCTCTATCAACAGCGATTAAGACATGGCACGACAAATCAAAGGATAAATCGGTCATTGATTATAGTTTTCATTTAATGATTAGCGAAATAAACGACAGTGTTTTAGAGCAGCTTCCTGACGTGATCAATCAGGAGGGGATCACATCTTTCAAAGTTTTCATGGCTTACAAAAACGTTTTTCAATCAGATGATGAAACCCTTTATCGAACTCTTTTAGCAGCTAAAGAACTCGGAGCATTGGTCATGGTTCATGCTGAAAATGGTGATGTGATTGAATATTTAACGAAGGAAGCGCTATCGAAAGGCCAGACTGAACCTATTTATCACGCATTAACGAGACCACCAGAAGTGGAAGGAGAAGCAACAGGTCGTGCTGCCCAATTAACTGGTCTTGCTTCTTCTCAACTATATGTTGTTCATGTTAGCTGTCAGGAAGCGGCTGATAAAATTGCTGAAGCAAGAAAGAAAGGCTATGACATCCATGGCGAGACTTGTCCGCAATATCTTGTTTTAGATCAAACCTACTTAGAGAAACCCAATTTCGAAGGTGCAAAGTATGTATGGAGTCCGCCACTTCGTGAAAAGTGGAACCAGGAAGCTCTTTGGACCGCTCTTCGAACTGGACAGCTTGAGACGATTGGTTCTGATCAGTGTTCGTTTGATTTTAATGGCCAAAAAGACCTCGGTCGAGATGATTTTACAAAAATCCCTAATGGCGGTCCAATGATTGAAGATCGGTTTAGCATTCTTTTCTCGGAAGGAGTACTCAAAGGGAGGATTTCATTAAACCAGTTTGTTGATATTACTTCAACAAAATCAGCGAAGCTATTTGGATTATTTCCTAAGAAGGGGACAGTTTCAATTGGAGCAGATGCAGATTTAGTTATATTTAATCCTGAAACAAAACGCAAAATCTCTGCTGAAACACATCATATGGCTGTAGATTACAATGCTTTTGAAGGAATGGAGATTACAGGTGAGCCAGAGACAGTTCTTGTAAGAGGAGAATTCGTGATTAAAAACAAACAGTTTGTAGGTACACCGGGGTCAGGGAAGTATATGAAGCGAGCAAAATATGGCAAGCTAAAGAACGTCACTGATAAGCCGATGATGATTCAGTAA